In Leifsonia sp. AK011, the genomic stretch CGCGCGAGGCTCGTGAAGTCGATGTGCCTCGGTAGGTAGAGGCTGCCGATCCGCACGATGTGCACGACGGCAACGAGCGACCGCAGAAGAATCGCGTTGCTCGTGAACGCGTTCAGGCGCGAGAAGAACAGGAAGTTGGCGGTGGCGATGCGCTGCCCCACGAGGGTGGGGAGCGCCTCCAGATACTCGGCGTGGTCCGCCTCGAGCAGCGCGACGGTATCGGCATCGACGACGGGGATCGCGTCCTCGAGAAGCAGTGGGTAGAGCGCCTTCCACACGGTGAATGCCTGGTCGGTCTGCTCCGGCGTCACGTCTGTCACGCGCGTGAAGCGACTGGCGGATGCCTCGATCAGCCCGATATCGCGGAGCTTCTGCAGTGCCTCCCGAACAGGCGTGCGCGACACCCCGAACCGCACGGCCAGATCAGCATCGCTGATGCGTTGGCCGGGCAGGAGTTCGCCACTCATCATCTCGGACAATAACTGCTCGAAGACCTGCGTGACCACCGGACTCGACGAGATCCGTGGATCGATCGTGCTCATGCCGCCATCCTAAGTGCCCCCCGTTCGGGGGAGCGAACCACGACGAGACGGATGCGTCGCCTACAGGAACATCGGGCGGTCGTCCTCGTCCTCGGTCTCCAGGTCGAGATCCACGACAACCGGAACGTGGTCGCTGGGGGCATCGCCCTTGCGCTCCTCGCGGTCGATTCGGGCAGCGGTGACGAGGTCGTCGAAGGCCTGCGAACCAAGAATGAAGTCGATCCTCATGCCCTCGTTGCGGGGGAATCGGAGCTGCTGGTAGTCCCAGTACG encodes the following:
- a CDS encoding GntR family transcriptional regulator — translated: MSTIDPRISSSPVVTQVFEQLLSEMMSGELLPGQRISDADLAVRFGVSRTPVREALQKLRDIGLIEASASRFTRVTDVTPEQTDQAFTVWKALYPLLLEDAIPVVDADTVALLEADHAEYLEALPTLVGQRIATANFLFFSRLNAFTSNAILLRSLVAVVHIVRIGSLYLPRHIDFTSLARAQSLIIDAARQHDPAKAREAMEQLRGIEVPLS